The following coding sequences are from one Gossypium raimondii isolate GPD5lz chromosome 4, ASM2569854v1, whole genome shotgun sequence window:
- the LOC105778751 gene encoding serine hydroxymethyltransferase 6 isoform X1, with protein MGLDTPSGGNTSHGYYTPHGRKVSSASIFFESLPYKVNPQTGYIDYEKLEERALDFRPKILICGGSSYSREWDYGRFRQITDKCGAVLFCDMAQISGLIAAKNLPIFLKVLLLLQEKRLLNWKISHRLQSFQLMLDKRAENPNQEVL; from the exons ATGGGATTGGATACTCCATCAGGAGGGAATACCAGTCATGGGTATTATACCCCACATGGTAGAAAAGTATCTTCTGCTTCAATTTTCTTTGAGAGTTTGCCATATAAAGTGAATCCACAAACTGGGTATATAGATTATGAGAAGTTGGAAGAGAGGGCGCTTGATTTTAGGCCTAAGATATTGATATGTGGTGGTAGTTCGTATTCGAGGGAATGGGATTACGGAAGGTTTCGACAGATTACGGATAAGTGTGGTGCTGTTTTGTTTTGTGATATGGCTCAAATCAGTGGACTTATTGCTGCTAAG AATTTGCCAATTTTCCTGAAAGTGTTGTTGCTCTTGCAAGAGAAAAGGCTGCTGAATTGGAAGATTTCTCACCGACTTCAATCATTTCAACTGATGCTGGACAAGAG AGCTGAAAACCCAAATCAAGAAGTACTTTGA
- the LOC105778751 gene encoding serine hydroxymethyltransferase 7 isoform X2, whose product MGLDTPSGGNTSHGYYTPHGRKVSSASIFFESLPYKVNPQTGYIDYEKLEERALDFRPKILICGGSSYSREWDYGRFRQITDKCGAVLFCDMAQISGLIAAKAAELEDFSPTSIISTDAGQES is encoded by the exons ATGGGATTGGATACTCCATCAGGAGGGAATACCAGTCATGGGTATTATACCCCACATGGTAGAAAAGTATCTTCTGCTTCAATTTTCTTTGAGAGTTTGCCATATAAAGTGAATCCACAAACTGGGTATATAGATTATGAGAAGTTGGAAGAGAGGGCGCTTGATTTTAGGCCTAAGATATTGATATGTGGTGGTAGTTCGTATTCGAGGGAATGGGATTACGGAAGGTTTCGACAGATTACGGATAAGTGTGGTGCTGTTTTGTTTTGTGATATGGCTCAAATCAGTGGACTTATTGCTGCTAAG GCTGCTGAATTGGAAGATTTCTCACCGACTTCAATCATTTCAACTGATGCTGGACAAGAG AGCTGA